The segment CCAACGCCATCCTGCTCGCCTACACGGCACCGGTCTATGTCGCCTTGCTCGCCCCCCTGTTTCTGGGAGAACGTACCCGTCGCTCCGATTGGCTGTTCATTGCTGTCACCATGTGCGGCATGATCCTGTTCTTCATGGACAAACTGTCTCCCACGGGCATGTGGGGCAATATCATCGCCGTGGGTACCGGCATTTCCTACGCCATCTTCACCCTGTGCATGCGCGCCCAGAAGACCGCATCACCCGTTGAATCCGTCGTCTTCGGTCACGCCATCACCGCCGCCTTGGGCCTGCCCTTCCTGTCCCAGGGACTGCCCAGCGCGGAAGGCTGGCTCGGCTTGCTGTATCTCGGGGTATTCCAGCAGGGATTCTCGCTCCTGCTCTACGTGTGGTGCATCAAACGGCTGGGGGCGCTGCCCGCGATTTTGATCATGACCCTCGAGCCGATATTCAACCCGGTCTGGGTTGCCTTGGGCTATGGCGAACTTCCAGGCCCATGGGCTTTTATCGGTGGGACGGTAGTCATCACTGCTGTCACGTTGCGTGGCGCACTCCCGGCCCTGCGCGCCAGGGCAATCCAACATTCCGGCCGGAGCAGATAAAAAGGTCCCGGCATGGCTGCACCACACCGGGACCTCATGATCGATATCCATCTTTGCCGCAAAGCGGCTCATTCATCCATTAGTAAGACTCGTCAGTCCACATCTCGGGCTTGAAGCGGATGACCTTGTTCCGGCCCCCATCCTTGGCGCTGTACAGAGCAACGTCCGCAAACTTGATGGCCTTGTACATTCCATCGCCATCATCGGGGAATTCGGAGACACCGACACTGATTGTCTTATGCAATCGGGAACCGGAAGGCAGTTCGAACGCCGTATCCTCCACCGCCTTGCGAATCTTTTCGGCCACGGCTTCCGCTGAACCAGTCTCAACGTTCTGCAAGAGTGCAAGGAATTCCTCACCACCATAGCGAATCAACAAGTCACTACGGCGGATATTGGCCTGGATAATGCCGACTACCTGCTGCAGCACGGCGTCTCCAGCTTCGTGGCCGTGTTCGTCGTTGACCTGCTTGAAGTAGTCCATATCGCACATCAACAGACCTGTGGTCTTGCCCTCACGATCAATGAGTGGCTCGTACTTGGTGATGAACTCATCCAGGAACCGTCTGTTATGGCAATGGGTCAACGGGTCACGCAGAGCCTGCTCCTTGGACAGCTTCAACAGCTTCAGGGAGCTCAGAACCGGGCCGGCCTCATCCAGATACTTGCGCAGAATCGGCATCTGAGCCCGCAGAGGTTCCCATTCGCGCCGCGTAGTCATGAAGGAAGCCACTGCTCCAACCTTGCCACTCATGACCACAGGCATGCAGACTCGAACAGCCTCGGACATGTCGCAATTGAAATGCGGACACAATTTCGGATTGTAGAACGAGACGACGTCCTCGGCGACTCGACAGGCCCGGCAGGACTCGCAGGAAAGCAACACCTGATGCTTGCACAACCCCTCGTCTTCTATGCCGTCCAGAGCCAGCACCAGGCGGTCCGCATCTTCATCCACCTCAAACACCATGTGTTTGGGCAGCCCGAATCCTTCCGTAAAGACGTGCCCCAGTTGGGCGTAGACCTCTGTCTTGTCAAAGGCACCTTGCACGTCACGGCCAAAGAACGTCAGTTTGGCCATCTGCTCAAGACGATCAGAGATTTCATCCAGCGAAGGCATCAACCCCGACTGCCCCTGACTACGCAACACGTAAGCCAGCAAATGCCCCACACGCTCCAGGAACTCACTCCACAGGCGCATCATGGTGTTCATCACGTTACGCATTTCGGTCAGTTCGTCACCCTTGCGTAAGGCGTATACGGGACAGTTATGACAGGTTTCATACTTATTCAGGAAGAGGCAGGTGTCCCGCCATTTTGGCGAAATGGCCTCGGAACCAGTCTCCAGATAACAGGTCAGGGACGGGTTCTGGTAGACCGGGCACTCCTCGTTATGACAGTGCAACACATCCAGACAGTGCACACTGTCACTCTCAAACCGCTCGGCAAAATAGTTGGAATGCGAAGAGATGATGATCTTCTTCATCCGGGAAAAGAAGCTCTCGATGCGAATCACGTTCAGATAGAGCACGGTCATGATGAGCAGCGCACCGCCCAGGAAGAACCAGATGAAGAGATTGATCTTGTTCCAGCGGGACTCGCTCAGCCCCGACGCGTCAAAGGACAAAATTGCCCAAATGTCATTGTCCAGAGGCATTGCAATCCCGAATGCATCACCATGGCCTTCCGCCAGTCCCGTGGCCGCGGCCTCGAAATCCAACCCCTTGGCCAAGGCTCCCCGCTCGGTCAGGATCTGCAATGAGCCTTCGGTTCTGCCTGAGGCCAGGGCGATCCCAAGACCTTGGGGCAAATCGATCTTTGAAAGCCCTTCCCACAGATCGCACCGGGTAACCACACACCCGACGCGGGTGTCTCCACGTTGGACAGGCCAGCGCGCGAAGAGTACGGGCTTACCGCCGACATTCTCCATCCATGTCGCGGCCTCGGTCTCCTTGGCATCGCTTCCAGACAGTTCAAAGTCCAGAGACATCAGCCCAAGAGCCTTGCGGACATTGTTGCCATACGACAACAGAAAATCAGACATACCGTCGGATGCACCTGCGGCCAGAGAAGCTTTGACTCCGGGCATCTCCGCCAAGGCGGCAGCCTGGGATCGAACCATCCCTTCCAGGCCCTGGACCTCTATACTAACAGTGGTCCTCACCAGATTGAGTTGGGCCTGAGCAGAGCGCTCGAGCACTCCACCGAAGATCACATAAAGATAGCCAATGAGAAAGAGGTTACCCAGAACGAGCAACGCTCCTGTCAGATACAGAAAGCGCCCCTTGATGCTCCAGCGATGAGGATCAAAGCGACGCGCGATGGAACGACACATGGGAATCTTTTCCCTATTGCGACCGGGCTTGATGTCGGCCTTGGAACTTCCTTTTCCGGCCATGAAAACCCCCTTCCTGGCTCGGTGAAACCGGT is part of the Desulfovibrio ferrophilus genome and harbors:
- a CDS encoding GGDEF domain-containing protein: MAGKGSSKADIKPGRNREKIPMCRSIARRFDPHRWSIKGRFLYLTGALLVLGNLFLIGYLYVIFGGVLERSAQAQLNLVRTTVSIEVQGLEGMVRSQAAALAEMPGVKASLAAGASDGMSDFLLSYGNNVRKALGLMSLDFELSGSDAKETEAATWMENVGGKPVLFARWPVQRGDTRVGCVVTRCDLWEGLSKIDLPQGLGIALASGRTEGSLQILTERGALAKGLDFEAAATGLAEGHGDAFGIAMPLDNDIWAILSFDASGLSESRWNKINLFIWFFLGGALLIMTVLYLNVIRIESFFSRMKKIIISSHSNYFAERFESDSVHCLDVLHCHNEECPVYQNPSLTCYLETGSEAISPKWRDTCLFLNKYETCHNCPVYALRKGDELTEMRNVMNTMMRLWSEFLERVGHLLAYVLRSQGQSGLMPSLDEISDRLEQMAKLTFFGRDVQGAFDKTEVYAQLGHVFTEGFGLPKHMVFEVDEDADRLVLALDGIEDEGLCKHQVLLSCESCRACRVAEDVVSFYNPKLCPHFNCDMSEAVRVCMPVVMSGKVGAVASFMTTRREWEPLRAQMPILRKYLDEAGPVLSSLKLLKLSKEQALRDPLTHCHNRRFLDEFITKYEPLIDREGKTTGLLMCDMDYFKQVNDEHGHEAGDAVLQQVVGIIQANIRRSDLLIRYGGEEFLALLQNVETGSAEAVAEKIRKAVEDTAFELPSGSRLHKTISVGVSEFPDDGDGMYKAIKFADVALYSAKDGGRNKVIRFKPEMWTDESY
- a CDS encoding DMT family transporter — its product is MKDNTKAALLLATTALIWSSGGLAIKLTDLHPMALTGLRSTLAALTMAVLLRGRLCFTFSRAQLGAALGYAGLLVSNVVATKLTTSANAILLAYTAPVYVALLAPLFLGERTRRSDWLFIAVTMCGMILFFMDKLSPTGMWGNIIAVGTGISYAIFTLCMRAQKTASPVESVVFGHAITAALGLPFLSQGLPSAEGWLGLLYLGVFQQGFSLLLYVWCIKRLGALPAILIMTLEPIFNPVWVALGYGELPGPWAFIGGTVVITAVTLRGALPALRARAIQHSGRSR